One Mus musculus strain C57BL/6J chromosome X, GRCm38.p6 C57BL/6J DNA window includes the following coding sequences:
- the Gm14569 gene encoding acrosomal protein KIAA1210 isoform X2, with protein MGVKSISHDSVFCLDPEPEKGAGKLHSSPAPHRSKSLKIKSQRSQRLSISPLIRSEKVCEELEKFFASDRTTTTFRRRSSQCSSTPRMSSELSLDPETSESSTQQFSGFSTPATSQGCLDSSAAKSKIALNPRKQKKRKSTSTPVKVKQEEQLQSVPAKEKTTTKTKEAEQGEQKVDSTELSSQEQSSKTETQDTAVDKTPSTDPALRLNPRRRRRRAKNEWEILERGLLKSTQRYSLNTKAESSANKEIAGKEHSFLKLLLEKKDIGQPTTTEAEVTTVQKMPSDKGDVERELADIDVEAQKEPAPQPTSTDVAESMISGPSPHCEDKKKKDKVGVLPWIKKSTSQKEVTVLRKEEVQVHVHPSRVCGEGEEASCPELQRVQPQMKVSLESTTYHKEKHPRSGLPVPSTSISSATAEDDVSPKMNLPLPLRRRPNTGETSSDSKSTSEYESSSEMQLSPAHSFKPTRKPKDDAGAGTADDEEDGDDEKEEKDNDDDDEENVFLKSENVDVEVSKMEKQQALRYSSKLLGKPKAREASAKLESSSEDERSCEEMTSAHSSQSLEEFEECSESRGFIRGSISEERPATRCHSQALQELEEKEVSTESSSYIEKYESSEDLSSSEQEQQVPPVSKSSLKQWSAPAKPVHPIQTAQQQPPAMVNISGGPKKSGEPLSPTQTVKSRLRSQSECQVLAEPEGVVAADWDILMQPPPRPRLEQEVSAGPELTVFEKSIAVQPSGYPPQPSVKPSIKKEISLGAESAPLESPPPQHHFQPLLKPFVKQQVSAFERVISMDPKLPTQFQPRMKPQGKQSFSSTPESTAFEGSTSVDHMTLTLSQPMLQPYQEVPLESETVAAKMISTGQLHSKYSAHPLSSHQSQPVPESTSAEGEELLPSQPSVTPKFQPLMTQGSIPSAWAIPIYSPAPRMDSKPLMGSAIALESKPSRYSLQPWQSTPFEQVSVTPDHDPAAAAASWSPPIDPPTSRIPSQPLMRLAVKQPTCTELASVSVSQSSSLERLSSRFPFQPRADPEHYGAEEGVATLRRSRRHHSQSPVRSEFKEEVSSGSRRAFGERSISVGKMPPKYALQPWLCPEFQQQAKEGDVLRKAWLSGHPSQTISKHKVEKTPLPPKCPSPFLTRSKVQEISSRLESVIAQESSKKPQRGRPPSKSFVNFMAQQVFSESAPSKVVLHPKPVARGRRRPSRSLLKPKLDDYAFLYNWDNEPKEDTTLQNLPMKQPFQLSRKPEEPQEVLPFSEGAPVKWNTSARGISQALGKLSVSVSLPNEWKSSEGQLPSTQPSQAFDVAKLQSPVLPVDSANVPVKWRISEGHQPPQSFFVDYQPQVSVDSASAAAKGASCWPMLKDSASTTNVKYSQGYKDFTKSTPTSVIKPATFTSAPAQKPMVSMGTYFKDEVPKCCDETGTSSLLPTSKADVENVFGVRLRSTSQKIGMKNPDPCKPFVLISAAARKEQANKGDLQGSVGGSKQSRPAFSFEKKQGNWPRYEGTLKKSEVFRPPGETSIWKANSPVEPAWITTLKQRQRGFVSQFFKKHRTRSEISVVTKDSRYEESKHITDIPPKKTFLSSFPGCAVPHLRHFPKSVAFYDQKMLHPRTRERLTRRSLSLPPTLPQREEPEWFSVAKKKAQAWSQIANIMQ; from the exons AGCTCTGAACTGTCCTTGGATCCAGAGACTTCTGAAAGCAGCACTCAGCAATTCTCAGGTTTCAGCACCCCAGCCACCTCACAGGGCTGCTTGGATTCTTCAGCTGCTAAATCCAAGATAGCTTTAAACCCCCGGAAGCAGAAGAAAAGGAAGTCAACCTCCACACCT GTGAAAGTAAAGCAGGAGGAGCAACTCCAATCAGTGCCAGCCAAAGAGAAGACTACAACCAAGACAAAAGAAGCTGAGCAAGGGGAGCAGAAAGTGGACAGTACAG AACTATCAAGCCAGGAGCAAAGCTCCAAAACCGAGACTCAGGATACGGCAGTAGATAAGACTCCAAGTACTGATCCTGCTTTACGACTTAATCCAAGAAGACGTAGAAGAAGGGCCAAAAATGAGTGGGAGATCCTAGAAAGAGGCCTTCTAAAGTCCACTCAACGGTACAGCCTGAACACTAAAGCTGAGTCTTCAGCTAATAAAGAGATAGCTGGCAAGGAGCACTCTTTCTTGAAGCTGTTACTGGAGAAGAAAGACATAGGGCAGCCTACAACTACAGAAGCAGAAGTTACTACTGTCCAGAAGATGCCATCAGATAAAGGGGATGTGGAGAGGGAATTGGCCGACATAGATGTTGAAGCTCAAAAAGAACCAGCACCACAACCTACATCTACAGATGTGGCAGAGTCCATGATTAGTGGTCCATCACCGCACTgtgaagacaagaagaaaaaggaTAAAGTTGGTGTGTTGCCATGGATCAAAAAATCTACAAGCCAAAAAGAGGTCACTGTCTTGAGGAAAGAAGAGGTCCAAGTGCATGTGCATCCTTCTCGAGTCtgtggagaaggagaggaagcatCATGTCCTGAATTGCAAAGGGTTCAACCCCAAATGAAGGTATCATTGGAGAGCACAACTTACCACAAAGAGAAGCATCCAAGAAGTGGTCTCCCGGTCCCTTCTACAAGCATTTCAAGTGCTACTGCAGAAGATGATGTTTCTCCAAAGATgaatctgcctctccctctcagaAGGCGACCAAATACAGGGGAAACCTCCTCAGATTCGAAGAGTACCTCAGAATATGAGAGTAGTTCTGAAATGCAACTGAGTCCTGCACATTCTTTCAAACCGACAAGAAAGCCTAAAGATGATGCTGGTGCTGGAACTgctgatgatgaagaagatggagatgatgagaaagaagagaaagacaatgatgatgatgatgaagaaaatgtcttcctCAAATCAGAAAATGTAGATGTAGAAGTGAGCAAGATGGAGAAGCAGCAGGCTCTCAGATATTCTTCTAAGTTACTAGGAAAACCCAAAGCTAGAGAGGCCTCTGCAAAACTAGAGAGTTcttcagaagatgagagaagttgtGAGGAAATGACATCTGCCCATTCTTCCCAGTCCTTGGAAGAGTTTGAAGAATGCTCAGAATCAAGAGGTTTCATCAGAGGTTCCATCTCTGAAGAGCGGCCAGCAACCAGGTGCCATTCCCAGGCCTTGCAGGAGTTGGAGGAAAAGGAAGTCTCCACAGAATCAAGTAGTTACATTGAGAAGTACGAGAGTTCTGAGGATCTGAGCAGCTCagagcaagagcagcaagtgcctccAGTTTCAAAGAGTTCTCTAAAACAGTGGAGTGCTCCTGCCAAGCCAGTGCACCCCATACAAACTGCTCAGCAACAACCTCCCGCCATGGTGAACATTTCTGGAGGACCAAAGAAATCTGGAGAGCCACTGTCTCCCACCCAGACTGTCAAGTCACGGCTGAGATCTCAGTCTGAGTGTCAAGTTCTTGCAGAGCCAGAAGGTGTTGTTGCTGCTGACTGGGACATTTTAATGCAGCCCCCACCCAGGCCAAGACTTGAGCAAGAAGTTTCTGCAGGTCCAGAACTTACTGTTTTTGAAAAGAGTATTGCTGTACAGCCTTCTGGATATCCTCCTCAGCCTTCAGTGAAACCAAGCATCAAGAAAGAAATATCGTTGGGTGCAGAAAGTGCTCCCTTGGAGTCCCCACCTCCTCAGCATCATTTTCAGCCACTATTGAAGCCCTTCGTAAAGCAACAGGTATCTGCTTTTGAAAGAGTTATTTCTATGGATCCAAAGCTTCCAACACAGTTCCAGCCACGGATGAAGCCTCAAGGAAAGCAATCATTTTCTTCCACTCCAGAGAGCACAGCATTTGAAGGGAGCACTTCTGTGGACCATATGACTCTGACCCTTTCCCAGCCTATGCTACAGCCTTATCAAGAAGTGCCTTTAGAATCAGAGACTGTTGCTGCTAAAATGATTTCCACGGGCCAACTACATTCCAAATATTCTGCTCACCCCTTATCAAGTCATCAAAGCCAACCAGTCCCAGAAAGCACCTCTGCAGAAGGAGAGGAGCTGCTGCCTTCTCAGCCTTCAGTGACACCCAAATTCCAGCCACTGATGACCCAAGGCAGTATTCCTTCTGCATGGGCCATTCCTATTTATTCACCAGCTCCCAGAATGGATTCTAAGCCCTTGATGGGATCAGCCATCGCTTTAGAGTCAAAACCTTCTAGGTACTCTTTGCAGCCATGGCAGAGCACGCCATTTGAACAAGTGTCTGTAACCCCAGATCAtgatcctgctgctgctgccgcttcATGGAGCCCTCCTATTGATCCACCAACTTCCAGAATACCTTCTCAGCCCTTGATGAGATTAGCTGTCAAGCAACCAACCTGTACAGAGTTAGCAAGTGTTTCTGTGTCACAGAGCAGCTCTCTGGAACGACTGTCTTCCAGATTCCCCTTCCAGCCAAGAGCAGATCCAGAGCACTATGGAGCAGAGGAAGGAGTTGCTACATTGAGGAGATCTAGAAGGCATCATTCTCAGTCCCCAGTGAGATCAGAATTCAAGGAAGAAGTTTCCTCAGGTTCTCGAAGAGCTTTTGGAGAACGGAGCATTTCTGTGGGAAAAATGCCTCCCAAATATGCTCTTCAGCCATGGTTGTGCCCCGAATTTCAGCAGCAAGCCAAAGAGGGGGATGTTTTGAGGAAGGCCTGGCTTTCGGGACATCCTTCCCAAACCATTAGTAAACATAAAGTCGAGAAAACACCACTGCCTCCCAAATGTCCCAGCCCATTCTTAACCAGATCTAAAGTTCAGGAAATATCTTCACGTCTAGAGAGTGTTATTGCTCAAGAGAGCTCCAAGAAACCACAGAGAGGCAGGCCACCTTCCAAGTCCTTTGTGAACTTCATGGCACAGCAAGTATTTTCAGAGAGTGCTCCTAGTAAAGTGGTCCTTCATCCAAAGCCTGTTGCTCGGGGCCGAAGACGTCCTTCCAGATCCCTGTTGAAGCCTAAACTTGACGATTATGCTTTCTTATATAATTGGGATAATGAACCCAAGGAAGATACCACATTGCAGAATCTGCCCATGAAGCAGCCTTTTCAGTTATCCAGAAAGCCTGAAGAGCCCCAAGAAGTTCTGCCATTTTCGGAGGGTGCCCCTGTGAAGTGGAACACTTCTGCCAGGGGTATCTCTCAGGCCCTGGGGAAGCTCTCAGTTTCTGTTAGTCTTCCGAATGAGTGGAAGAGTTCTGAAGGACAGCTGCCTTCCACACAGCCGTCTCAAGCCTTTGATGTAGCTAAGTTGCAGTCACCGGTTTTACCAGTGGACTCAGCAAATGTTCCTGTGAAGTGGAGAATTTCTGAGGGCCATCAGCCTCCTCAGTCTTTCTTTGTTGACTATCAGCCACAAGTTTCTGTAGACTCTGCCAGTGCTGCTGCTAAAGGAGCCAGCTGCTGGCCCATGCTGAAAGACTCAGCTTCAACAACAAATGTCAAATACAGTCAAGGCTACAAGGATTTCACTAAAAGCACCCCAACTTCTGTTATCAAACCTGCCACGTTCACTTCTGCTCCTGCCCAGAAACCAATGGTTTCCATGGGCACTTATTTTAAGGATGAGGTTCCCAAGTGTTGTGATGAAACTGGAACTTCTTCACTCCTACCCACCAGCAAGGCTGATGTCGAAAATGTTTTTGGAGTGCGGTTGCGAAGTACCTCACAGAAGATTGGAATGAAGAATCCGGATCCTTGCAAGCCATTTGTCCTCATTTCAGCAGCAGCAAGgaaagaacaagcaaacaaaggagATCTCCAGGGCTCAGTTGGAGGCTCAAAGCAGTCCAGACCAGCATTTAGCTTTGAGAAGAAGCAAGGGAATTGGCCCAGATATGAAGGCACTTTGAAGAAGTCAGAAGTTTTCAGGCCTCCAG gagAGACCTCTATTTGGAAGGCAAATTCCCCTGTGGAGCCAGCTTGGATCACCACGTTAAAACAGCGGCAAAGGGGCTTTGTatcccaattttttaaaaaacacaggaCCAGATCTGAAATTAGTGTGGTGACCAAGGATTCTAGATATGAG GAATCTAAACACATAACTGATATCCCACCAAAGAAGACttttctttccagtttccccGGATGTGCGGTGCCACATTTAAGGCACTTTCCAAAATCAG TTGCATTTTATGATCAGAAGATGCTTCACCCACGTACCAGGGAAAGACTAACCAGACGATCTTTGAGTCTTCCACCCACACTTCCACAACGTGAGGAGCCTGAGTGGTT
- the Gm14569 gene encoding acrosomal protein KIAA1210 isoform X3, whose protein sequence is MSSELSLDPETSESSTQQFSGFSTPATSQGCLDSSAAKSKIALNPRKQKKRKSTSTPVKVKQEEQLQSVPAKEKTTTKTKEAEQGEQKVDSTELSSQEQSSKTETQDTAVDKTPSTDPALRLNPRRRRRRAKNEWEILERGLLKSTQRYSLNTKAESSANKEIAGKEHSFLKLLLEKKDIGQPTTTEAEVTTVQKMPSDKGDVERELADIDVEAQKEPAPQPTSTDVAESMISGPSPHCEDKKKKDKVGVLPWIKKSTSQKEVTVLRKEEVQVHVHPSRVCGEGEEASCPELQRVQPQMKVSLESTTYHKEKHPRSGLPVPSTSISSATAEDDVSPKMNLPLPLRRRPNTGETSSDSKSTSEYESSSEMQLSPAHSFKPTRKPKDDAGAGTADDEEDGDDEKEEKDNDDDDEENVFLKSENVDVEVSKMEKQQALRYSSKLLGKPKAREASAKLESSSEDERSCEEMTSAHSSQSLEEFEECSESRGFIRGSISEERPATRCHSQALQELEEKEVSTESSSYIEKYESSEDLSSSEQEQQVPPVSKSSLKQWSAPAKPVHPIQTAQQQPPAMVNISGGPKKSGEPLSPTQTVKSRLRSQSECQVLAEPEGVVAADWDILMQPPPRPRLEQEVSAGPELTVFEKSIAVQPSGYPPQPSVKPSIKKEISLGAESAPLESPPPQHHFQPLLKPFVKQQVSAFERVISMDPKLPTQFQPRMKPQGKQSFSSTPESTAFEGSTSVDHMTLTLSQPMLQPYQEVPLESETVAAKMISTGQLHSKYSAHPLSSHQSQPVPESTSAEGEELLPSQPSVTPKFQPLMTQGSIPSAWAIPIYSPAPRMDSKPLMGSAIALESKPSRYSLQPWQSTPFEQVSVTPDHDPAAAAASWSPPIDPPTSRIPSQPLMRLAVKQPTCTELASVSVSQSSSLERLSSRFPFQPRADPEHYGAEEGVATLRRSRRHHSQSPVRSEFKEEVSSGSRRAFGERSISVGKMPPKYALQPWLCPEFQQQAKEGDVLRKAWLSGHPSQTISKHKVEKTPLPPKCPSPFLTRSKVQEISSRLESVIAQESSKKPQRGRPPSKSFVNFMAQQVFSESAPSKVVLHPKPVARGRRRPSRSLLKPKLDDYAFLYNWDNEPKEDTTLQNLPMKQPFQLSRKPEEPQEVLPFSEGAPVKWNTSARGISQALGKLSVSVSLPNEWKSSEGQLPSTQPSQAFDVAKLQSPVLPVDSANVPVKWRISEGHQPPQSFFVDYQPQVSVDSASAAAKGASCWPMLKDSASTTNVKYSQGYKDFTKSTPTSVIKPATFTSAPAQKPMVSMGTYFKDEVPKCCDETGTSSLLPTSKADVENVFGVRLRSTSQKIGMKNPDPCKPFVLISAAARKEQANKGDLQGSVGGSKQSRPAFSFEKKQGNWPRYEGTLKKSEVFRPPGETSIWKANSPVEPAWITTLKQRQRGFVSQFFKKHRTRSEISVVTKDSRYEESKHITDIPPKKTFLSSFPGCAVPHLRHFPKSVAFYDQKMLHPRTRERLTRRSLSLPPTLPQREEPEWFSVAKKKAQAWSQIANIMQ, encoded by the exons AGCTCTGAACTGTCCTTGGATCCAGAGACTTCTGAAAGCAGCACTCAGCAATTCTCAGGTTTCAGCACCCCAGCCACCTCACAGGGCTGCTTGGATTCTTCAGCTGCTAAATCCAAGATAGCTTTAAACCCCCGGAAGCAGAAGAAAAGGAAGTCAACCTCCACACCT GTGAAAGTAAAGCAGGAGGAGCAACTCCAATCAGTGCCAGCCAAAGAGAAGACTACAACCAAGACAAAAGAAGCTGAGCAAGGGGAGCAGAAAGTGGACAGTACAG AACTATCAAGCCAGGAGCAAAGCTCCAAAACCGAGACTCAGGATACGGCAGTAGATAAGACTCCAAGTACTGATCCTGCTTTACGACTTAATCCAAGAAGACGTAGAAGAAGGGCCAAAAATGAGTGGGAGATCCTAGAAAGAGGCCTTCTAAAGTCCACTCAACGGTACAGCCTGAACACTAAAGCTGAGTCTTCAGCTAATAAAGAGATAGCTGGCAAGGAGCACTCTTTCTTGAAGCTGTTACTGGAGAAGAAAGACATAGGGCAGCCTACAACTACAGAAGCAGAAGTTACTACTGTCCAGAAGATGCCATCAGATAAAGGGGATGTGGAGAGGGAATTGGCCGACATAGATGTTGAAGCTCAAAAAGAACCAGCACCACAACCTACATCTACAGATGTGGCAGAGTCCATGATTAGTGGTCCATCACCGCACTgtgaagacaagaagaaaaaggaTAAAGTTGGTGTGTTGCCATGGATCAAAAAATCTACAAGCCAAAAAGAGGTCACTGTCTTGAGGAAAGAAGAGGTCCAAGTGCATGTGCATCCTTCTCGAGTCtgtggagaaggagaggaagcatCATGTCCTGAATTGCAAAGGGTTCAACCCCAAATGAAGGTATCATTGGAGAGCACAACTTACCACAAAGAGAAGCATCCAAGAAGTGGTCTCCCGGTCCCTTCTACAAGCATTTCAAGTGCTACTGCAGAAGATGATGTTTCTCCAAAGATgaatctgcctctccctctcagaAGGCGACCAAATACAGGGGAAACCTCCTCAGATTCGAAGAGTACCTCAGAATATGAGAGTAGTTCTGAAATGCAACTGAGTCCTGCACATTCTTTCAAACCGACAAGAAAGCCTAAAGATGATGCTGGTGCTGGAACTgctgatgatgaagaagatggagatgatgagaaagaagagaaagacaatgatgatgatgatgaagaaaatgtcttcctCAAATCAGAAAATGTAGATGTAGAAGTGAGCAAGATGGAGAAGCAGCAGGCTCTCAGATATTCTTCTAAGTTACTAGGAAAACCCAAAGCTAGAGAGGCCTCTGCAAAACTAGAGAGTTcttcagaagatgagagaagttgtGAGGAAATGACATCTGCCCATTCTTCCCAGTCCTTGGAAGAGTTTGAAGAATGCTCAGAATCAAGAGGTTTCATCAGAGGTTCCATCTCTGAAGAGCGGCCAGCAACCAGGTGCCATTCCCAGGCCTTGCAGGAGTTGGAGGAAAAGGAAGTCTCCACAGAATCAAGTAGTTACATTGAGAAGTACGAGAGTTCTGAGGATCTGAGCAGCTCagagcaagagcagcaagtgcctccAGTTTCAAAGAGTTCTCTAAAACAGTGGAGTGCTCCTGCCAAGCCAGTGCACCCCATACAAACTGCTCAGCAACAACCTCCCGCCATGGTGAACATTTCTGGAGGACCAAAGAAATCTGGAGAGCCACTGTCTCCCACCCAGACTGTCAAGTCACGGCTGAGATCTCAGTCTGAGTGTCAAGTTCTTGCAGAGCCAGAAGGTGTTGTTGCTGCTGACTGGGACATTTTAATGCAGCCCCCACCCAGGCCAAGACTTGAGCAAGAAGTTTCTGCAGGTCCAGAACTTACTGTTTTTGAAAAGAGTATTGCTGTACAGCCTTCTGGATATCCTCCTCAGCCTTCAGTGAAACCAAGCATCAAGAAAGAAATATCGTTGGGTGCAGAAAGTGCTCCCTTGGAGTCCCCACCTCCTCAGCATCATTTTCAGCCACTATTGAAGCCCTTCGTAAAGCAACAGGTATCTGCTTTTGAAAGAGTTATTTCTATGGATCCAAAGCTTCCAACACAGTTCCAGCCACGGATGAAGCCTCAAGGAAAGCAATCATTTTCTTCCACTCCAGAGAGCACAGCATTTGAAGGGAGCACTTCTGTGGACCATATGACTCTGACCCTTTCCCAGCCTATGCTACAGCCTTATCAAGAAGTGCCTTTAGAATCAGAGACTGTTGCTGCTAAAATGATTTCCACGGGCCAACTACATTCCAAATATTCTGCTCACCCCTTATCAAGTCATCAAAGCCAACCAGTCCCAGAAAGCACCTCTGCAGAAGGAGAGGAGCTGCTGCCTTCTCAGCCTTCAGTGACACCCAAATTCCAGCCACTGATGACCCAAGGCAGTATTCCTTCTGCATGGGCCATTCCTATTTATTCACCAGCTCCCAGAATGGATTCTAAGCCCTTGATGGGATCAGCCATCGCTTTAGAGTCAAAACCTTCTAGGTACTCTTTGCAGCCATGGCAGAGCACGCCATTTGAACAAGTGTCTGTAACCCCAGATCAtgatcctgctgctgctgccgcttcATGGAGCCCTCCTATTGATCCACCAACTTCCAGAATACCTTCTCAGCCCTTGATGAGATTAGCTGTCAAGCAACCAACCTGTACAGAGTTAGCAAGTGTTTCTGTGTCACAGAGCAGCTCTCTGGAACGACTGTCTTCCAGATTCCCCTTCCAGCCAAGAGCAGATCCAGAGCACTATGGAGCAGAGGAAGGAGTTGCTACATTGAGGAGATCTAGAAGGCATCATTCTCAGTCCCCAGTGAGATCAGAATTCAAGGAAGAAGTTTCCTCAGGTTCTCGAAGAGCTTTTGGAGAACGGAGCATTTCTGTGGGAAAAATGCCTCCCAAATATGCTCTTCAGCCATGGTTGTGCCCCGAATTTCAGCAGCAAGCCAAAGAGGGGGATGTTTTGAGGAAGGCCTGGCTTTCGGGACATCCTTCCCAAACCATTAGTAAACATAAAGTCGAGAAAACACCACTGCCTCCCAAATGTCCCAGCCCATTCTTAACCAGATCTAAAGTTCAGGAAATATCTTCACGTCTAGAGAGTGTTATTGCTCAAGAGAGCTCCAAGAAACCACAGAGAGGCAGGCCACCTTCCAAGTCCTTTGTGAACTTCATGGCACAGCAAGTATTTTCAGAGAGTGCTCCTAGTAAAGTGGTCCTTCATCCAAAGCCTGTTGCTCGGGGCCGAAGACGTCCTTCCAGATCCCTGTTGAAGCCTAAACTTGACGATTATGCTTTCTTATATAATTGGGATAATGAACCCAAGGAAGATACCACATTGCAGAATCTGCCCATGAAGCAGCCTTTTCAGTTATCCAGAAAGCCTGAAGAGCCCCAAGAAGTTCTGCCATTTTCGGAGGGTGCCCCTGTGAAGTGGAACACTTCTGCCAGGGGTATCTCTCAGGCCCTGGGGAAGCTCTCAGTTTCTGTTAGTCTTCCGAATGAGTGGAAGAGTTCTGAAGGACAGCTGCCTTCCACACAGCCGTCTCAAGCCTTTGATGTAGCTAAGTTGCAGTCACCGGTTTTACCAGTGGACTCAGCAAATGTTCCTGTGAAGTGGAGAATTTCTGAGGGCCATCAGCCTCCTCAGTCTTTCTTTGTTGACTATCAGCCACAAGTTTCTGTAGACTCTGCCAGTGCTGCTGCTAAAGGAGCCAGCTGCTGGCCCATGCTGAAAGACTCAGCTTCAACAACAAATGTCAAATACAGTCAAGGCTACAAGGATTTCACTAAAAGCACCCCAACTTCTGTTATCAAACCTGCCACGTTCACTTCTGCTCCTGCCCAGAAACCAATGGTTTCCATGGGCACTTATTTTAAGGATGAGGTTCCCAAGTGTTGTGATGAAACTGGAACTTCTTCACTCCTACCCACCAGCAAGGCTGATGTCGAAAATGTTTTTGGAGTGCGGTTGCGAAGTACCTCACAGAAGATTGGAATGAAGAATCCGGATCCTTGCAAGCCATTTGTCCTCATTTCAGCAGCAGCAAGgaaagaacaagcaaacaaaggagATCTCCAGGGCTCAGTTGGAGGCTCAAAGCAGTCCAGACCAGCATTTAGCTTTGAGAAGAAGCAAGGGAATTGGCCCAGATATGAAGGCACTTTGAAGAAGTCAGAAGTTTTCAGGCCTCCAG gagAGACCTCTATTTGGAAGGCAAATTCCCCTGTGGAGCCAGCTTGGATCACCACGTTAAAACAGCGGCAAAGGGGCTTTGTatcccaattttttaaaaaacacaggaCCAGATCTGAAATTAGTGTGGTGACCAAGGATTCTAGATATGAG GAATCTAAACACATAACTGATATCCCACCAAAGAAGACttttctttccagtttccccGGATGTGCGGTGCCACATTTAAGGCACTTTCCAAAATCAG TTGCATTTTATGATCAGAAGATGCTTCACCCACGTACCAGGGAAAGACTAACCAGACGATCTTTGAGTCTTCCACCCACACTTCCACAACGTGAGGAGCCTGAGTGGTT